CGACCCTGGAGCAGGCCGTCGCGGGTGTGCCGGAAGAAAAGCTGGAGGCCTGCCTGGAGGTGCTGCGCCGCGTGGCCCGCAACCTGACCCCGGCCGAAGGCACACCGAAGGACTAGAACTCCAGCACGTTGACGTCCATGCGGACCTTGCCGCCGAGGGCGTCCAGGGGGTTGTCGCCGGTCTTTTCCGGCGGCACCCGCTCACCCGTGATGGGATTGGTCCGTTCCTCCGTGCCGAAGGAAAAATGGATCGGGGAGTCCTTTTCGTCCTTCTTTTTCGTGTCTTTCTTTTCGCGCAGGAACGGGTCGCTGGAATAGTGGAACTCGCTCAGGGGGTCCAGGCGGTATTCCTGTCTCTTGGGCACGTAGTCCGGTCCGAGGGTGCCGTTGCTGGTCAGTTCGCGCACGATCTCGTTCCCGGCCGCGATGTCCGTCGCAGTCCAGGCGAAGATGAGGGCTAGCCCCAGGAAAAGCGCTATCGTTCGTTTCATGATTCCGTCCCGGTCAACGCGGTCGTTTCCGAAGCGTCACGCCCGTGAAACAATCATTTAAATCGGAAATCCGCGCCTGGCAAGATTTCTTCTTGGTAACGAACTAGAATCGCTCTAGATATTTTTCGATCCGGGACATGCCTTCCTCGATGTTTTCCAACGAGTTGGCATAGGAGAAGCGCAGATAGCCCTCGGCCCCCTGGCCGAAATCGATGCCCGGGGCCACGCCCACGTGGGCCTTCTCCAGGATGTCGAAGGCCAGCTTGAGCGAGCTGCCGCCGAACCTGGCCGCCAGATGTCCGGCGTTGGCCAGGACGTAGAACGCTCCGGTGGGCTCGCTGCCGAGGCCGAAGCCCAGCCCCCGCAGCCGCCGCACGATGTGGCGGCGGCGCTCGTCGTAGATGCGTCTCATGCGCGCGACGTCCGGCCAGGCCTCGCGCAGCGCGGCCACGCCCGCCCATTGGGAGACCGAGGAGGCCGAGATGAAGAAGTTCTGGCAGAGCCGCTGGATGGGCCGCACGAAACGCTCCGGCGCTATGAGGTAGCCCAGCCGCCAGCCGGTCATGGCGAAGAGTTTGGAAAAGCCGTTGAGCACCACGGCCTCGTCCGTGAATTCCAGGATGCTCTGCTCCCGGCCTTCGTAGACCAGCCCGTGGTATATCTCATCCGAAACCACCACGGCCCCGGCGTCCCGGGCCATGTCCGCCACAGCCCGCATGCGTTCGCCGGAGAGCAGGGTGCCCGTGGGGTTGGCCGGGGAGTTGATGAGGATGGCTCGGGTCCGGTCGGTGAGCGCCTCGCGGACCTTTTCCGGCCGGTACTGGAAGGCGTCGTCCTCGAAGACCGGCACGCGCACGGTCTCGGCCTCCACGAAGCGGATGAAGTTCGGGTAGCAGGCGTAGCAGGGGTCCGAGACGACCACCTCGTCGCCGTGCTCCAGGAGCGCGGCGAAAGCCAGCAGCATGGCCGGAGAAGTGCCCTGGGTCACGATCACCCGATCCGGGTGGACCTCCGCGCCGTAGCGCTCGGCGTAGTGGGCGCAGACCGCCTCGCGCAGTTCCAGGAGCCCCAGGCTGTGGGTGTAGTGGGTCCGGCCGTCGCGGATGGCCTTGCAGGCCGCCTCCTTGACGCATTCCGGGGTGTCGAAGTCGGGTTCGCCGATCTCCAGGTGGATGACCGGGTGACCGCAACGTTCCAGACGCTGCGCGGCCTCCAGGATGTCCATGACCAGGAAGGGGGCGATGCAGTCGGTGCGTTGGGGTATCATTGCGCGCGTTGGTCCGGCCCGGGAGGGGGCGCCTCCCGGGCCGTGATGATGCTAGGCGATCTTCACCAGGGCCAGCTCGAAGGTCAGCTCCTTGCCGGCCAGGGGGTGGTTGCCGTCGAGGGTGACGGTCTTCTCGTCCAGCGCGGAGATGTGCACGTGGGGCGTGCTGCCGTCCTCCAGGCGGATGGAGAGCATCATGCCGATCTCCGGGGTGATGTTCGGCGGAATCTGCTCCCGGCCGACCTCGATGGTCAGTTCCTTGCGGTAGTCGCCGTAGGCCTGTTCCGGCGGGATGACCACGGTCTTCGTCTCGCCCACGGCCATGCCCGCGACGGCCGTGTCGAAGCCCTCGATGACCATGCCCGCGCCGACTTGGAATTCCAGGGGTTCGCGTTCGAGGGAGGAGTCGAACACCGAGCCGTCGGACAGCCGCCCGGTGTAGTGGACCTGAACGGTGTCGCCTTTTTTCGCCTGGGTCATGTGTCGCTCCTTGCCTATGGGTGTCAGTCGAACTGGAAGTTGAGCAGATTGCGTATCTCGCGCATGGACGCGGCGGCCTTTTCGCGGGCTCGGGCGTTGCCGTCCTCGAGCAGGGCGCGCAGGCGCTCGGGATCCTTCTCCAGGGCCGCGCGGCGCTCGTGGATCGGGGCCAGGAAGCGCTCCATGGATTCGAGCAGGACCTTCTTGCAGTCCACGCAGCCGAAGGCGGCCTTCACGCAGCCCTCGCGGATCTCGGCGCACTTCTCCGCCCCGGTCATGAGCTTGTGGTAGGGGAAGAGGTTGCAGACCTCGGGGTCGCCGGGGTCGCTTTTGCGCAGCCGGTTCTTGTCGGTGAACATGGTCTTCACCTTGGGGATGATCTCGCTCATGGGTTCGCCCAGCGAGATGCCGTTCCCGTAGCTCTTGCTC
This is a stretch of genomic DNA from Desulfovibrio aminophilus DSM 12254. It encodes these proteins:
- a CDS encoding pyridoxal phosphate-dependent aminotransferase, which translates into the protein MIPQRTDCIAPFLVMDILEAAQRLERCGHPVIHLEIGEPDFDTPECVKEAACKAIRDGRTHYTHSLGLLELREAVCAHYAERYGAEVHPDRVIVTQGTSPAMLLAFAALLEHGDEVVVSDPCYACYPNFIRFVEAETVRVPVFEDDAFQYRPEKVREALTDRTRAILINSPANPTGTLLSGERMRAVADMARDAGAVVVSDEIYHGLVYEGREQSILEFTDEAVVLNGFSKLFAMTGWRLGYLIAPERFVRPIQRLCQNFFISASSVSQWAGVAALREAWPDVARMRRIYDERRRHIVRRLRGLGFGLGSEPTGAFYVLANAGHLAARFGGSSLKLAFDILEKAHVGVAPGIDFGQGAEGYLRFSYANSLENIEEGMSRIEKYLERF
- a CDS encoding FKBP-type peptidyl-prolyl cis-trans isomerase translates to MTQAKKGDTVQVHYTGRLSDGSVFDSSLEREPLEFQVGAGMVIEGFDTAVAGMAVGETKTVVIPPEQAYGDYRKELTIEVGREQIPPNITPEIGMMLSIRLEDGSTPHVHISALDEKTVTLDGNHPLAGKELTFELALVKIA